A single window of Salminus brasiliensis chromosome 18, fSalBra1.hap2, whole genome shotgun sequence DNA harbors:
- the rictorb gene encoding rapamycin-insensitive companion of mTOR isoform X2, which produces MAVSIRARPIRSIRMRGRNDSGEENVPLDLTRDPKDNLREILQNVAKQQGVSNMRKLGHLNNFIKLLCNVGHSEEKFGLTYDEIIICLRLALLNEAKEVRAAGLRALRYLVRDSIILQKVLRFQVDYLISRCIDIQQSNEVERTQALRLVRKMITVNAQLFPSSITNSLIAVGNDGLQERDRMVRACIAIICELALKNPEIVARRGGLKTILKNVIDCQLSRINEALMTTILHLLNHPHTRQYVRSDVELEQILAPYTDFHYRHNPDTAEGQLKEDREARFLASKMSIVASFRSWSGIINLCKSGSSGIQSLTGLLCIPNMEVRRGLLEVLYDIFRLPMPIVTQDFIEALLSVDPSRFQDSWRLSDGFVASEAKIILPHRARSRPDLMDNYLALVLSAFINSGLLEGLVEVVTSSDDNISVRATILLGELLHMANTILPHSHSHHLHCLPTLMNMAASFDIPQEKRLRASAAVNYLKRFHEKKKRGPKPNSLYLDHIVRKSAAAHYCREQHQRPQKDIYVIKDTEEALLMNLRDSHILNHKQNLDWNWILIGTILKWPNVNLRSNKDEQMHRFVRRLLFFYKPSSKLYASLELDHSKAKQLTVVGCQFIEFLLESDEDGQAYLEDLVKDIVQWLSSSSGLKPDRSLQSNGLLNTLSQHYFLFLGTLSAHPNGVKLLEKCSVFQCLLNLCSLKNQDHLLKLTVSTLDYSRDGLARVILSKILTAATDNCRLYATKHLRVLLRANVEFFSNWGIELLVTQLHDRNKAISMEALDILDEACEDKANLHALIQLKPALTHLGDKGVLLLLRFLSIPKGFSYLNERGYVSKQLEKWQKEYNLKYVDLIEEQLNEALTTYRKPVDGDNYVRRSNQRLQRPNVYLPVHLYGQLVHDKTGCHLLEAQNVVPDLSYTVRSPVLDTWEGIKQLKAALWALGNIGTSNWGLNLLQEENVIPDIVALAHHCEVLSIRGTCLYVLGLISKTKQGCELLKMQGWDAVRHSRRQQWPVVPDEVEQQQQQQQQQLPPPTLLSSVPSTLSLNSESTSSRHNSESDSTQPSMYIMDDDKLDGSELSEDQPLYFRSKLLKDRSPFTILASSRFVRNRFLISLSGKKLRSTSDPKGGSGSSSKLNSDPKLGGLRRNRTVTEPSVYSPGQGDVFSPVFADGHLPKSPSVSLETSFVGSKTADHQGSTPSITEGEVRVPRASERSSGGGDVQREQTSRERLAGDGSSSGGGGQFKSRSQSFNTDTTTSGISSMSSSPSRETVGAVDSSTIDTDCVSLNTVISAQTIKTLHSLTPQSNHLPLSKSNSVLLVPPGSSHTLPRRAQSLKSPSVTTITSLTDCSFMYTSPRDALGYATLKRLQQQRIHPSLSHSEALASPAKDVLFTDAITMKTGSLDSRLTSRRFLKALSFASLDKEDLLSPISQTSLQRSSSVRSMVSSATFGSSDDYIGLALPVDINNMFQIKETPYFQKRTSPPSEDRSAKFFSGDSDGPSEGSRHGVLKSQLSITELMAASRADQQQLLGSEETGLQEHTEENCLYCVGCKVLGCNTHTPTQSRPDYADAPYSEWCSQSMHNHLEVMPQSKFSGVSGCSDTVSQGSVGSTRSTELVLGVKTIPEDAPACRVLLRKEVLRLVVNLSSSVGTKGHETGLLTIKEKFPYAFDDICLYSEVSHLLAHCMFRLASRRFIQELFQDVQFSPLYEEAESILSMPPKSATVDPPQES; this is translated from the exons GTGCATTGACATTCAACAGAGCAATGAGGTGGAGAGGACCCAGGCCCTCCGACTAGTGAGAAAG ATGATCACTGTGAACGCTCAGCTCTTTCCGAGCTCCATCACCAACTCCCTCATCGCCGTAGGCAACGATGGTCTGCAGGAGCGTGACCGCATGGTGCGCGCCTGCATTGCCATTATATGTGAACTCG CACTGAAGAATCCAGAGATTGTGGCTCGGAGGGGCGGTCTGAAAACAATCCTGAAGAATGTTATCGACTGCCAGCTCAGCCGCATCAATGAAGCTCTGATGACCACCATCctacacctgctcaatcatccCCACACGCGCCAGTATGTGCGTTCTGACGTTGAGCTGGAG CAAATCCTGGCACCTTATACAGACTTCCACTACAGACACAACCCAGACACTGCAGAGGGACAGCTCAA GGAGGACAGAGAGGCTCGATTTCTGGCCAGTAAGATGTCCATTGTTGCATCCTTCCGCTCATGGTCTG GCATCATTAACCTCTGCAAGTCAGGCAGTTCTGGCATCCAGTCCCTCACTGGCCTACTCTGTATACCAAATATGGAAGTGAGG AGAGGCCTGCTGGAGGTGCTGTATGACATATTTCGTCTCCCTATGCCCATAGTTACACAAGACTTCATTGAGGCTCTCCTTAGTGTTG ATCCTAGTAGATTTCAGGACAGTTGGAGGCTGTCCGATGGCTTTGTGGCCTCAGAAGCAAAAATTATCCTCCCCCATCGAGCACGGTCAAG GCCTGACTTGATGGATAACTACCTTGCACTTGTACTTTCTGCCTTCATCAATAGTGGACTTCTAGAG GGGTTGGTGGAAGTAGTCACTAGCAGTGATGACAACATTTCAGTTCGTGCTACCATCCTCTTAGGAGAGCTCTTGCacatg GCCAATACCATCCTCCCTCACTCCCATAGCCACCACTTGCACTGCCTTCCCACACTCATGAACATGGCGGCCTCTTTCGATATCCCTCAGGAGAAGCGTCT ACGTGCCAGTGCTGCAGTGAACTACCTGAAGCGCTTCcatgagaagaaaaagagaggccCCAAGCCAAACAGCCTTTACCTGGACCACATTGTCCGCAAGTCAGCAGCCGCCCACTACTGTCGAGAGCAGCACCAGCGACCCCAGAAAGATATTTATGTGATTAAG GATACTGAGGAAGCCTTGTTAATGAACCTCAGAGACAGCCACATTCTCAATCACAAACAAAACCTGGACTGGAACTGGATCCTTATCGGTACAATACTGAAG TGGCCAAATGTTAACCTGCGCAGCAACAAAGATGAGCAGATGCACAG GTTTGTACGAAGGCTCCTTTTCTTCTATAAACCCAGCAGTAAGCTGTATGCCAGCCTGGAGCTGGACCACAGCAAGGCAAAACAGCTGACCGTGGTTGGCTGCCAGTTCATTGAGTTCTTGCTGGAGTCAGATGAG GATGGCCAGGCGTACCTGGAGGACCTGGTGAAGGACATTGTTCAGTGGCTGTCCTCATCGTCTGGGCTCAAACCAGATCGCAGCTTACAGAGCAATGGTCTCCTCAACACACTTAGCCAGCACTACTTTCTCTTCCTGGGTACTCTTTCTGCCCACCCTAATGGTGTTAAGTTGCTGGAGAAATGCAGTGTCTTCCAGTG CCTGCTGAACCTGTGTTCCCTGAAGAATCAGGACCATCTTTTAAAGCTGACTGTATCCACACTGGACTACAGTCGAGACGGCTTAGCACGAGTTATCCTCTCCAAGATTCTCACTGCTGCAACCGAT AACTGCAGGCTGTACGCCACAAAGCACCTACGAGTGCTACTTCGTGCCAATGTGGAGTTTTTCAGTAACTGGGGCATCGAGTTGCTGGTCACTCAGCTTCATGACCGAAACAAGGCCATCTCTATGGAGGCCCTGGACATACTGGATGAAGCCTGCGAAGACAAG GCAAATCTCCATGCACTTATTCAACTGAAGCCAGCACTGACTCATCTGGGGGACAAGGGTGTGCTCTTGCTTTTACG GTTCTTGTCTATTCCAAAGGGTTTCTCCTACCTCAATGAGAGGGGCTATGTCTCTAAGCAGCTGGAAAAATGGCAGAAG GAATATAACCTCAAGTATGTGGACCTAATAGAGGAACAGTTAAATGAGGCACTCACTACTTACCGCAAACCAGTTGATGGAGACAACTATGTACGACGGAGCAACCAAAG GCTGCAAAGGCCAAACGTCTATCTTCCTGTGCATCTGTATGGCCAGCTTGTGCATGATAAGACAGGTTGCCACCTCCTAGAGGCTCAG AATGTTGTTCCAGACCTGAGTTACACGGTGCGCTCCCCAGTGCTGGACACATGGGAAGGCATCAAACAacttaaagctgctttgtgggcCCTG GGTAATATTGGCACATCAAACTGGGGTCTGAAcctgctgcaggaggagaatGTGATTCCAGACATTGTTGCTTTGGCCCATCACTGTGAGGTTCTCTCCATTAGAGG GACATGTTTGTATGTGCTAGGCCTTATTTCTAAGACAAAGCAAGGTTGTGAGCTGCTGAAGATGCAGGGCTGGGATGCAGTGAGGCACAGCCGCAGGCAACAGTGGCCTGTGGTCCCTGATGAagtagagcagcagcagcagcagcagcagcagcagctgccgCCTCCCACCCTGCTCTCCTCAGTCCCTAGCACCCTCAGCCTCAACTCTGAGTCCACAAGCTCCAGACACAACAGTGAGAGTGACTCCACTCAGCCCA GCATGTACATCATGGATGACGATAAGTTAGATGGTTCTGAGCTGTCTGAGGACCAGCCCCTGTACTTCAGATCCAAGCTCTTAAAGGACCGTAGCCCCTTCACTATCCTGGCCTCCAGCCGCTTTGTTCGTAACCGCTTCCTCATCTCCCTCTCTGGCAAGAAGCTGCGTAGCACCAGCGACCCCAAAGGCggcagtggcagcagcagcaagctCAACAGTGACCCCAAGCTTGGAGGGCTTCGGAGGAACCGCACAGTCACTGAACCCTCGGTCTACTCCCCTGGCCAGGGAGATGTTTTCAGTCCTGTCTTTGCTGATGGGCATCTGCCCAAAAGCCCCTCAGTCAGCCTGGAAACCTCCTTTGTGGGCAGCAAGACTGCAGACCACCAGGGCAGCACGCCCAGTATTACTGAAGGTGAGGTGCGCGTTCCTCGGGCATCAGAAAGAAGCTCCGGGGGTGGAGATGTCCAGCGAGAACAGACCAGCCGAGAGAGGTTGGCAGGTGACGGCTCCTCCTCTGGAGGTGGGGGTCAGTTTAAAAGCCGCAGCCAAAGCTTTAACACGGACACCACAACCAGCGGCATCAGCTCCATGAGCTCCAGCCCATCCCGAGAGACGGTGGGTGCTGTGGACTCTTCCACCATAGACACGGACTGCGTCAGCCTCAACACGGTCATCAGTGCCCAGACCATCAAAACActccactctctcactcctcaGTCTAACCACCTGCCCCTGTCCAAGTCCAACTCTGTTCTGTTGGTTCCCCCAGGCTCCTCTCACACACTGCCCCGTAGGGCGCAATCGCTCAAATCCCCCTCTGTGACCACCATCACCAGCCTAACAGACTGTAGCTTCATGTACACCAGTCCCAGGGATGCCTTGGGCTATGCTACACTCAAGCGGCTCCAGCAGCAGCGTatccacccctctctctctcacagcgAGGCGCTGGCCTCCCCTGCCAAGGACGTGCTCTTTACTGACGCCATCACCATGAAAACAGGCAGTCTAGACTCTAGGCTCACATCACGAAG GTTTCTGAAGGCTTTAAGCTTTGCATCTCTGGATAAGGAGGACCTACTCAGCCCCATCAGTCAGACTTCATTGCAGCGCTCCTCCTCTGTGCGCTCCATGGTGTCCAGCGCCACGTTCGGCAGTTCAGATGATTACATAGGCCTCGCCCTGCCTGTGGACATCAACAATATGTTCCAA ATAAAGGAGACTCCATATTTCCAGAAGAGGACTAGTCCGCCATCAGAGGACAGATCAGCCAAGTTCTTCTCTGGAGACTCTGATG GTCCCAGTGAGGGCTCACGGCATGGTGTCTTGAAGTCTCAGCTGAGTATCACAGAGCTGATGGCAGCAAGCCGGGCTGaccagcagcagctgctggGATCCGAGGAGACTGGCCTGCAGGAGCACACTGAGGAGAACTGCCTGTACTGTGTGGGCTGCAAGGTGCTGGGCTGCAACACGCACACCCCAACACAGAGTCGGCCAG ACTATGCTGATGCTCCATACTCTGAGTGGTGCAGCCAGTCCATGCACAACCACCTTGAGGTGATGCCCCAGTCCAAGTTCTCTGGGGTGTCTGGTTGCAGTGACACTGTGTCCCAAGGCTCTGTTGGGAGCACCCGCAGCACAGAGCTGGTTCTTG GGGTTAAGACCATTCCAGAAGACGCTCCAGCTTGCAGAGTCCTGCTGAGGAAAGAGGTTCTTCGTCTAGTCGTCAACCTTAGCTCATCAGTAGGAACCAAAGGGCATGAGACTGGACTGCTCAC GATCAAGGAAAAGTTCCCTTATGCGTTTGATGACATCTGCCTATACTCTGAAGTCTCTCACTTGCTGGCCCACTGCATGTTCAGACTAGCTTCTCGTCGCTTTATCCAAGAACTGTTCCAAGACGTCCAATTTAGTCCG CTTTATGAAGAGGCTGAAAGCATCTTGTCAATGCCGCCAAAGTCTGCCACTGTTGATCCCCCGCAAGAATCCTGA
- the rictorb gene encoding rapamycin-insensitive companion of mTOR isoform X1 gives MRKLGHLNNFIKLLCNVGHSEEKFGLTYDEIIICLRLALLNEAKEVRAAGLRALRYLVRDSIILQKVLRFQVDYLISRCIDIQQSNEVERTQALRLVRKMITVNAQLFPSSITNSLIAVGNDGLQERDRMVRACIAIICELALKNPEIVARRGGLKTILKNVIDCQLSRINEALMTTILHLLNHPHTRQYVRSDVELEQILAPYTDFHYRHNPDTAEGQLKEDREARFLASKMSIVASFRSWSGIINLCKSGSSGIQSLTGLLCIPNMEVRRGLLEVLYDIFRLPMPIVTQDFIEALLSVDPSRFQDSWRLSDGFVASEAKIILPHRARSRPDLMDNYLALVLSAFINSGLLEGLVEVVTSSDDNISVRATILLGELLHMANTILPHSHSHHLHCLPTLMNMAASFDIPQEKRLRASAAVNYLKRFHEKKKRGPKPNSLYLDHIVRKSAAAHYCREQHQRPQKDIYVIKDTEEALLMNLRDSHILNHKQNLDWNWILIGTILKWPNVNLRSNKDEQMHRFVRRLLFFYKPSSKLYASLELDHSKAKQLTVVGCQFIEFLLESDEDGQAYLEDLVKDIVQWLSSSSGLKPDRSLQSNGLLNTLSQHYFLFLGTLSAHPNGVKLLEKCSVFQCLLNLCSLKNQDHLLKLTVSTLDYSRDGLARVILSKILTAATDNCRLYATKHLRVLLRANVEFFSNWGIELLVTQLHDRNKAISMEALDILDEACEDKANLHALIQLKPALTHLGDKGVLLLLRFLSIPKGFSYLNERGYVSKQLEKWQKEYNLKYVDLIEEQLNEALTTYRKPVDGDNYVRRSNQRLQRPNVYLPVHLYGQLVHDKTGCHLLEAQNVVPDLSYTVRSPVLDTWEGIKQLKAALWALGNIGTSNWGLNLLQEENVIPDIVALAHHCEVLSIRGTCLYVLGLISKTKQGCELLKMQGWDAVRHSRRQQWPVVPDEVEQQQQQQQQQLPPPTLLSSVPSTLSLNSESTSSRHNSESDSTQPSMYIMDDDKLDGSELSEDQPLYFRSKLLKDRSPFTILASSRFVRNRFLISLSGKKLRSTSDPKGGSGSSSKLNSDPKLGGLRRNRTVTEPSVYSPGQGDVFSPVFADGHLPKSPSVSLETSFVGSKTADHQGSTPSITEGEVRVPRASERSSGGGDVQREQTSRERLAGDGSSSGGGGQFKSRSQSFNTDTTTSGISSMSSSPSRETVGAVDSSTIDTDCVSLNTVISAQTIKTLHSLTPQSNHLPLSKSNSVLLVPPGSSHTLPRRAQSLKSPSVTTITSLTDCSFMYTSPRDALGYATLKRLQQQRIHPSLSHSEALASPAKDVLFTDAITMKTGSLDSRLTSRRFLKALSFASLDKEDLLSPISQTSLQRSSSVRSMVSSATFGSSDDYIGLALPVDINNMFQIKETPYFQKRTSPPSEDRSAKFFSGDSDGPSEGSRHGVLKSQLSITELMAASRADQQQLLGSEETGLQEHTEENCLYCVGCKVLGCNTHTPTQSRPDYADAPYSEWCSQSMHNHLEVMPQSKFSGVSGCSDTVSQGSVGSTRSTELVLGVKTIPEDAPACRVLLRKEVLRLVVNLSSSVGTKGHETGLLTIKEKFPYAFDDICLYSEVSHLLAHCMFRLASRRFIQELFQDVQFSPLYEEAESILSMPPKSATVDPPQES, from the exons GTGCATTGACATTCAACAGAGCAATGAGGTGGAGAGGACCCAGGCCCTCCGACTAGTGAGAAAG ATGATCACTGTGAACGCTCAGCTCTTTCCGAGCTCCATCACCAACTCCCTCATCGCCGTAGGCAACGATGGTCTGCAGGAGCGTGACCGCATGGTGCGCGCCTGCATTGCCATTATATGTGAACTCG CACTGAAGAATCCAGAGATTGTGGCTCGGAGGGGCGGTCTGAAAACAATCCTGAAGAATGTTATCGACTGCCAGCTCAGCCGCATCAATGAAGCTCTGATGACCACCATCctacacctgctcaatcatccCCACACGCGCCAGTATGTGCGTTCTGACGTTGAGCTGGAG CAAATCCTGGCACCTTATACAGACTTCCACTACAGACACAACCCAGACACTGCAGAGGGACAGCTCAA GGAGGACAGAGAGGCTCGATTTCTGGCCAGTAAGATGTCCATTGTTGCATCCTTCCGCTCATGGTCTG GCATCATTAACCTCTGCAAGTCAGGCAGTTCTGGCATCCAGTCCCTCACTGGCCTACTCTGTATACCAAATATGGAAGTGAGG AGAGGCCTGCTGGAGGTGCTGTATGACATATTTCGTCTCCCTATGCCCATAGTTACACAAGACTTCATTGAGGCTCTCCTTAGTGTTG ATCCTAGTAGATTTCAGGACAGTTGGAGGCTGTCCGATGGCTTTGTGGCCTCAGAAGCAAAAATTATCCTCCCCCATCGAGCACGGTCAAG GCCTGACTTGATGGATAACTACCTTGCACTTGTACTTTCTGCCTTCATCAATAGTGGACTTCTAGAG GGGTTGGTGGAAGTAGTCACTAGCAGTGATGACAACATTTCAGTTCGTGCTACCATCCTCTTAGGAGAGCTCTTGCacatg GCCAATACCATCCTCCCTCACTCCCATAGCCACCACTTGCACTGCCTTCCCACACTCATGAACATGGCGGCCTCTTTCGATATCCCTCAGGAGAAGCGTCT ACGTGCCAGTGCTGCAGTGAACTACCTGAAGCGCTTCcatgagaagaaaaagagaggccCCAAGCCAAACAGCCTTTACCTGGACCACATTGTCCGCAAGTCAGCAGCCGCCCACTACTGTCGAGAGCAGCACCAGCGACCCCAGAAAGATATTTATGTGATTAAG GATACTGAGGAAGCCTTGTTAATGAACCTCAGAGACAGCCACATTCTCAATCACAAACAAAACCTGGACTGGAACTGGATCCTTATCGGTACAATACTGAAG TGGCCAAATGTTAACCTGCGCAGCAACAAAGATGAGCAGATGCACAG GTTTGTACGAAGGCTCCTTTTCTTCTATAAACCCAGCAGTAAGCTGTATGCCAGCCTGGAGCTGGACCACAGCAAGGCAAAACAGCTGACCGTGGTTGGCTGCCAGTTCATTGAGTTCTTGCTGGAGTCAGATGAG GATGGCCAGGCGTACCTGGAGGACCTGGTGAAGGACATTGTTCAGTGGCTGTCCTCATCGTCTGGGCTCAAACCAGATCGCAGCTTACAGAGCAATGGTCTCCTCAACACACTTAGCCAGCACTACTTTCTCTTCCTGGGTACTCTTTCTGCCCACCCTAATGGTGTTAAGTTGCTGGAGAAATGCAGTGTCTTCCAGTG CCTGCTGAACCTGTGTTCCCTGAAGAATCAGGACCATCTTTTAAAGCTGACTGTATCCACACTGGACTACAGTCGAGACGGCTTAGCACGAGTTATCCTCTCCAAGATTCTCACTGCTGCAACCGAT AACTGCAGGCTGTACGCCACAAAGCACCTACGAGTGCTACTTCGTGCCAATGTGGAGTTTTTCAGTAACTGGGGCATCGAGTTGCTGGTCACTCAGCTTCATGACCGAAACAAGGCCATCTCTATGGAGGCCCTGGACATACTGGATGAAGCCTGCGAAGACAAG GCAAATCTCCATGCACTTATTCAACTGAAGCCAGCACTGACTCATCTGGGGGACAAGGGTGTGCTCTTGCTTTTACG GTTCTTGTCTATTCCAAAGGGTTTCTCCTACCTCAATGAGAGGGGCTATGTCTCTAAGCAGCTGGAAAAATGGCAGAAG GAATATAACCTCAAGTATGTGGACCTAATAGAGGAACAGTTAAATGAGGCACTCACTACTTACCGCAAACCAGTTGATGGAGACAACTATGTACGACGGAGCAACCAAAG GCTGCAAAGGCCAAACGTCTATCTTCCTGTGCATCTGTATGGCCAGCTTGTGCATGATAAGACAGGTTGCCACCTCCTAGAGGCTCAG AATGTTGTTCCAGACCTGAGTTACACGGTGCGCTCCCCAGTGCTGGACACATGGGAAGGCATCAAACAacttaaagctgctttgtgggcCCTG GGTAATATTGGCACATCAAACTGGGGTCTGAAcctgctgcaggaggagaatGTGATTCCAGACATTGTTGCTTTGGCCCATCACTGTGAGGTTCTCTCCATTAGAGG GACATGTTTGTATGTGCTAGGCCTTATTTCTAAGACAAAGCAAGGTTGTGAGCTGCTGAAGATGCAGGGCTGGGATGCAGTGAGGCACAGCCGCAGGCAACAGTGGCCTGTGGTCCCTGATGAagtagagcagcagcagcagcagcagcagcagcagctgccgCCTCCCACCCTGCTCTCCTCAGTCCCTAGCACCCTCAGCCTCAACTCTGAGTCCACAAGCTCCAGACACAACAGTGAGAGTGACTCCACTCAGCCCA GCATGTACATCATGGATGACGATAAGTTAGATGGTTCTGAGCTGTCTGAGGACCAGCCCCTGTACTTCAGATCCAAGCTCTTAAAGGACCGTAGCCCCTTCACTATCCTGGCCTCCAGCCGCTTTGTTCGTAACCGCTTCCTCATCTCCCTCTCTGGCAAGAAGCTGCGTAGCACCAGCGACCCCAAAGGCggcagtggcagcagcagcaagctCAACAGTGACCCCAAGCTTGGAGGGCTTCGGAGGAACCGCACAGTCACTGAACCCTCGGTCTACTCCCCTGGCCAGGGAGATGTTTTCAGTCCTGTCTTTGCTGATGGGCATCTGCCCAAAAGCCCCTCAGTCAGCCTGGAAACCTCCTTTGTGGGCAGCAAGACTGCAGACCACCAGGGCAGCACGCCCAGTATTACTGAAGGTGAGGTGCGCGTTCCTCGGGCATCAGAAAGAAGCTCCGGGGGTGGAGATGTCCAGCGAGAACAGACCAGCCGAGAGAGGTTGGCAGGTGACGGCTCCTCCTCTGGAGGTGGGGGTCAGTTTAAAAGCCGCAGCCAAAGCTTTAACACGGACACCACAACCAGCGGCATCAGCTCCATGAGCTCCAGCCCATCCCGAGAGACGGTGGGTGCTGTGGACTCTTCCACCATAGACACGGACTGCGTCAGCCTCAACACGGTCATCAGTGCCCAGACCATCAAAACActccactctctcactcctcaGTCTAACCACCTGCCCCTGTCCAAGTCCAACTCTGTTCTGTTGGTTCCCCCAGGCTCCTCTCACACACTGCCCCGTAGGGCGCAATCGCTCAAATCCCCCTCTGTGACCACCATCACCAGCCTAACAGACTGTAGCTTCATGTACACCAGTCCCAGGGATGCCTTGGGCTATGCTACACTCAAGCGGCTCCAGCAGCAGCGTatccacccctctctctctcacagcgAGGCGCTGGCCTCCCCTGCCAAGGACGTGCTCTTTACTGACGCCATCACCATGAAAACAGGCAGTCTAGACTCTAGGCTCACATCACGAAG GTTTCTGAAGGCTTTAAGCTTTGCATCTCTGGATAAGGAGGACCTACTCAGCCCCATCAGTCAGACTTCATTGCAGCGCTCCTCCTCTGTGCGCTCCATGGTGTCCAGCGCCACGTTCGGCAGTTCAGATGATTACATAGGCCTCGCCCTGCCTGTGGACATCAACAATATGTTCCAA ATAAAGGAGACTCCATATTTCCAGAAGAGGACTAGTCCGCCATCAGAGGACAGATCAGCCAAGTTCTTCTCTGGAGACTCTGATG GTCCCAGTGAGGGCTCACGGCATGGTGTCTTGAAGTCTCAGCTGAGTATCACAGAGCTGATGGCAGCAAGCCGGGCTGaccagcagcagctgctggGATCCGAGGAGACTGGCCTGCAGGAGCACACTGAGGAGAACTGCCTGTACTGTGTGGGCTGCAAGGTGCTGGGCTGCAACACGCACACCCCAACACAGAGTCGGCCAG ACTATGCTGATGCTCCATACTCTGAGTGGTGCAGCCAGTCCATGCACAACCACCTTGAGGTGATGCCCCAGTCCAAGTTCTCTGGGGTGTCTGGTTGCAGTGACACTGTGTCCCAAGGCTCTGTTGGGAGCACCCGCAGCACAGAGCTGGTTCTTG GGGTTAAGACCATTCCAGAAGACGCTCCAGCTTGCAGAGTCCTGCTGAGGAAAGAGGTTCTTCGTCTAGTCGTCAACCTTAGCTCATCAGTAGGAACCAAAGGGCATGAGACTGGACTGCTCAC GATCAAGGAAAAGTTCCCTTATGCGTTTGATGACATCTGCCTATACTCTGAAGTCTCTCACTTGCTGGCCCACTGCATGTTCAGACTAGCTTCTCGTCGCTTTATCCAAGAACTGTTCCAAGACGTCCAATTTAGTCCG CTTTATGAAGAGGCTGAAAGCATCTTGTCAATGCCGCCAAAGTCTGCCACTGTTGATCCCCCGCAAGAATCCTGA